One window of Arvicola amphibius chromosome 6, mArvAmp1.2, whole genome shotgun sequence genomic DNA carries:
- the Ccdc163 gene encoding transmembrane protein CCDC163, which produces MNRSPSWSDQLHAVLTSTDENMARIKQSLYPLRVSSTGDLADTWISPHHLPSRPEAQAPQPWALKTPIGGERLSCTESHSSSSLWDEVTKLRSQLQSQAQVTEALRHAVQNLLKDREQQMNKISALEASLKLLQEGPKGRALLEQRLEGLRKELQGFRNQVQELVQIQMKTRPGKFSSTRGFHKELQTEHQLLWEESEILREELKLLRDQLSQHQELLLKQMANGRQVQARSWKPLEHLQSDPKSKVQTLEVTRTEAPDAQKEEPYLLRTSLHARQSKLPQATIFAMSLSSSSSEVSLPDCDRSWELLRKLDRELQNTFSSLEPSSSQSHAHSLRREDLFLQGPKVLRSDL; this is translated from the exons ATGAATAGGAGCCCTAGCTGGTCTGATCAGCTTCATGCAGTTCTCACTTCAACTGATGAAAATATGGCCCGGATTAAG CAGAGTTTGTATCCTCTTCGAGTTTCCTCCACAG GGGACCTGGCTGACACCTGGATTTCCCCTCATCACTTGCCCTCTCGGCCAGAGGCTCAAGCTCCTCAGCCTTGGGCTCTAAAGACTCCCATTGGTGGAGAGAGACTGAGCTGCACCGAATCTCACAGCTCATCatctctctgggatgaagtcactAAACTCCGATCCCAGCTTCAGTCTCAGGCTCAG GTGACTGAAGCTCTAAGGCATGCTGTGCAGAATTTGTTGAAGGACCGGGAGCAGCAGATGAACAAGATCAGTGCTCTAGAAG CGTCACTGAAATTGCTTCAGGAGGGCCCGAAAGGGAGAGCCCTTCTGGAGCAACGCCTGGAAGGGTTGAGAAAGGAACTACAGGGCTTTCGGAACCAGGTTCAAGAGCTAGTCCAAatccaaatgaaaacaagacCGGGAAAGTTCAGTAGTACCAGAGGCTTCCACAAAGAGCTGCAGACTGA gcaccagctttTGTGGGAAGAGTCAGAGATTCTTCGGGAGGAACTGAAGTTGCTTCGAGACCAGCTGA GCCAGCATCAGGAGTTGTTGCTGAAACAGATGGCTAATGGGCGCCAGGTTCAGGCCCGCAGCTGGAAG CCCTTGGAACACCTACAGAGTGACCCGAAGAGCAAGGTTCAGACTTTGGAGGTCACCAGGACAGAAGCCCCTGATGCCCAGAAGGAGGAGCCCTACCTCCTCAG GACCTCTCTTCATGCCCGGCAATCTAAGCTGCCTCAGGCCACCATCTTCGCCATGTCTCTTTCTTCATCTAGCTCTGAAGTCAGTCTTCCAGACTGTGACCGTAGCTGGGAACTTTTAAGGAAACTAGATAGGG AACTTCAGAACACCTTTTCTAGCCTGGAACCCAGCAGCTCTCAGTCCCATGCCCACAGCCTTAGGCGAGAGGATCTGTTCCTTCAGGGCCCCAAGGTCTTGCGGAGTGACCTGTAA
- the Mmachc gene encoding LOW QUALITY PROTEIN: cyanocobalamin reductase / alkylcobalamin dealkylase (The sequence of the model RefSeq protein was modified relative to this genomic sequence to represent the inferred CDS: inserted 1 base in 1 codon): MEPHVAELKQKIEDTLCPFGFEVYPFQVGWYNELLPPAFHLPFPGPTLAFLVLSTPAMFDKALKPFLKSYQPQPLRDPVDQCVSYHLRSVTEKFPELQIEVIADYEVHPNRRPKILAQTAAHVSGAAYYYQRQDVDADPWGTKHIAGVCIHPRFGGWFALRGVMLLPGIEVPNLPPRKPPDCVPTRAGRITLLEGFNFHWRDWTYRDAVSPEERYSEEQKIYFSTPPAQRLALLGLAQPSERPSTTSEHPSSTLTKPQISSRARSWLSPXVSPPLSPGP; encoded by the exons ATGGAGCCGCATGTcgcagaactgaagcagaagattGAGGACACCTTATGTCCTTTTGGCTTCGAGGTTTACCCGTTCCAG GTGGGATGGTACAAtgaactcctgcctccagccttCCACTTGCCCTTCCCAGGACCTACCCTAGCCTTCCTGGTACTCAGCACACCTGCTATGTTTGACAAAGCCCTCAAACCCTTCTTAAAGAGCTACCAGCCCCAACCTCTGAGAGACCCTGTGGATCAGTGTGTGTCCTACCACCTGAGAAGTGTTACCGAG AAGTTTCCAGAACTGCAAATAGAAGTCATTGCTGACTATGAGGTCCACCCCAACCGGCGCCCTAAGATTCTAGCCCAGACTGCAGCCCATGTGTCAGGGGCTGCTTACTACTACCAACGACAAGACGTAGATGCTGACCCATGGGGGACCAAG cacaTAGCAGGTGTGTGCATACACCCCCGATTTGGGGGCTGGTTTGCTCTCCGAGGGGTAATGTTGCTGCCAGGGATTGAAGTGCCAAATTTGCCACCCAGAAAGCCCCCTGATTGTGTGCCTACAAGAGCTGGCCGCATCACTCTACTTGAAGGGTTCAATTTCCACTGGCGTGACTGGACTTACCGGGATGCCGTGAGTCCTGAAGAACGGTACTCAGAAGAACAGAAGATCTACTTTTCCACCCCACCTGCACAACGTTTGGCCCTATTAGGCTTAGCCCAGCCCTCAGAACGCCCTAGCACTACATCTGAGCATCCCAGTTCCACGCTTACCAAGCCTCAGATTTCCAGCAGAGCACGAAGCTGGCTTAGCC GTGTCTCACCACCTCTGTCCCCGGGCCCTTGA
- the LOC119817576 gene encoding elongin-B-like — MDVFLMIRRHKTTIFTDAKESSTVFELKRIVESILKRPPDEQQLYKDNQLLDDGKTLGECGFTSETARPQAPATVGLSFREDDGFEALRIEPFSSPSERPNMMMAQDSGGSDNEEAMQ, encoded by the coding sequence ATGGACGTGTTTCTCATGATCCGGCGCCACAAGACCACCATCTTCACAGACGCCAAGGAGTCGAGTACCGTATTCGAGCTGAAGCGCATCGTTGAGAGCATCCTTAAGCGGCCGCCAGATGAGCAGCAGCTGTACAAAGACAACCAGCTCCTTGATGATGGGAAAACTCTGGGCGAGTGTGGCTTCACTAGCGAGACAGCACGGCCACAGGCCCCAGCCACAGTGGGCCTGTCCTTCCGAGAGGATGATGGCTTCGAAGCCCTCCGCATTGAGCCCTTCTCCAGCCCTTCAGAGCGTCCAAATATGATGATGGCACAGGATTCTGGAGGCAGTGACAATGAAGAAGCTATGCAGTGA
- the LOC119817577 gene encoding BUD13 homolog: protein MVATSPLSKAECLKRYLSGADAGQEGGSESLWKRRKKGPKTQGTAGKGLRIVDDDVGWAAISTTKLEREEEEDGDLPVVAELVDERPEEVKQMEAFRSSAKWKLLGDHSGGGHFHHDERDPSSPRRVRHDSPEPSLPRRTCLSPPRRSPRSGNKTVFRDKSGRKRNLKLERLQQRRKAEKDSKRDELYAQWGKGLAQSRQQQQNVEDAMKEMQKPLARSIDDEDLDRMLREQEREGDPMVNFIKKNKAEENKHKKVRPRYNGPAPPPNRFGIGPGYRWDGVDRSNGFEQKRFARLASKKAVEELAYKWSVEDM from the coding sequence ATGGTGGCAACTTCACCGCTCTCCAAAGCTGAATGTCTGAAGCGTTACTTGTCTGGGGCAGATGCCGGCCAGGAAGGAGGTTCAGAGTCCCTTTGGAAGAGGCGCAAAAAAGGACCGAAGACGCAAGGCACCGCTGGAAAGGGATTGCGGATTGTTGATGATGATGTGGGCTGGGCAGCTATCTCTACCACTAagctggaaagggaggaggaagaggatggagattTGCCTGTGGTGGCTGAGCTTGTGGATGAGCGTCCAGAAGAGGTAAAGCAGATGGAGGCCTTCCGCTCCAGTGCCAAATGGAAACTCCTGGGAGACCACAGTGGAGGTGGACATTTCCATCATGATGAACGAGATCCATCTTCTCCTAGGAGGGTTCGTCATGACAGCCCAGAACCATCTCTTCCCAGGAGgacctgtctctctcctcctcgaAGGAGTCCTCGTTCCGGGAATAAGACTGTATTTCGAGACAAGTCTGGTCGGAAGAGGAATTTGAAGCTGGAACGCCTGCagcagaggagaaaagcagagaaggacTCAAAACGAGATGAGCTCTATGCCCAGTGGGGCAAAGGGCTTGCTCAGAGCCGGCAACAGCAGCAGAATGTAGAGGATGCCATGAAGGAGATGCAGAAGCCTCTGGCCCGCTCTATCGATGATGAAGATCTGGATCGGATGctgagagaacaagaaagagagggagacccGATGGTCAACTTCATTAAGAAGAATAAGGCTGAGGAGAACAAGCATAAGAAAGTGAGGCCTCGCTATAATGGTCCTGCACCTCCTCCCAATAGATTCGGTATCGGTCCTGGCTACCGCTGGGATGGAGTGGACAGATCCAATGGCTTCGAACAGAAGCGCTTTGCCAGGCTCGCCAGCAAGAAGGCTGTGGAGGAGCTTGCCTACAAGTGGAGTGTGGAGGACATGTAG